The DNA region GGTAGGTATGAAGTGCCCAAAAATACTGTTAAATTTCTTAATTGTCTCTTGATGTAATCCACCATATATGTAATTCCTTTTGAGGctttttttttgtataaatataCAAATGAGAGTTGCAATTAAAAATTGTTTTATATTTTGTTTTCATATTATGGATTGGATGACATGTTAATGCTACAAGATTGGGTAGTATGGTAAGATGCTCTTTTTTTGTCTCCATCTCATTTCCAAGGTGTAACTTCCAACTATAATTTtattttctactttgaaaagaTTTGATGTGAGATCATGATAAAATAAGCTCCATAATCTCTCAACCATGCACCTTTTGATGTATCCATTGCTAATGCCATCAAAAATTTctcaccatcattattttctttttcttttccttatccttGAGCTCTCTTACTAGATGCCCAAGTTTATTGTAAATAAAACATTTAGATCCACACTTATCTCGCTTCATGTCCTTgttcttctctttattttttattcttcCCTAAATTTCTAGGGCCTCCTCAAtaaattttgtattttttctctTCATTTCTAATTGAAGTAATAGTGAAAAAACATAATTTAATTGAGTTCTAAATTGCTACCAATGAGTGATCCCATAAATCTAACAAAGAACATTGCAAAAAATCCATGCAATGATCTCCTCCTCAATCTTTACTCAAACAGAGTGCAATTTCTTAACAATAATGTTGGAAGCATTTAGGCATGCAAACAAAAAGCCACGCTCCTCCATTCTAAAAGTATACTATTTATTTCTTAGGAAATATATATTTATCGAAGATTTTTCCTAGTAAATCTCCCCCAAATTCTTGTAGAGAGGCACACCATTCACTTATTAACGTGCATTCAATAATACAAAGTATACTAAATAGACAATAATTGTAAATCTTTTCTTTTCTATCCATTTTCTTTATGTTCCGATAGCATATCCTCCATAGATATATATCCAAAAGATTATTCCCCATATTGAGATTTTCCTTTTTTTGACAACAATATCTTCTATGAAGCAAGCTCTTACTCAATCTAACATTGTTATAAAAGCCCATATCTCTAATGTCTATAATTTGAGGCTATCAAGCTCTAATACTAAAAGAAGGAATGTATAGGTGTAGAATACATTTTCTCTGAAAGAGGAAATATGTAAAAAGATCAAACTAATAATTCAATTACAAGGAAATAAACAAAAAATCACTAACCATAACATAATAATTTATGTCatagaaatattttcaaaataaatacactACACTCCAAATAattttaatgcactatttgataaTTAATTGTTATAATAAAATTGTAGAGTTTAATCCTTTGTACACGTATCACCAATAAGAAATTTTGAGCAGTTATAACAACACAATAATACTCACAAAAAACAATATCTAACTTACATCCTCAGCATGCAATAAATAGGAGAAACAATACAAGAAACAATGAGTATGGTAAGAAAAACTAAAACCACAAAAAATGTGGCACCCAAATCTAGAGTTGAAATGTAATGCCCGAATCTCAATATGAGTCCACGAGTTAAAAATAATGTAGCCCTTCCACCTATCATTATATTATCAATAACCCACTTTTGCCAAATTGGATGCTCTATTCTGGATCCATTATCTATATTCATATGTCTTACTACATGtcataaattatataataatttaatcaagtgTAATCCCTTCTTACAAATCTCTTATATGCTCTTATATTTCCAATGTGGGAGGGCCAACTTCAAGAGGCGAGAACATTTGATCTTAGAAATTTAGTtgtctttttttcatttttcttttaataaCTTGAATAGGTCTACAACCCCATAAGAAGCTAACTTATTACAACCATCCAAAAATAATAGGGCTAAAACCAACCTCTATAACTCATCAATAATGAGTAATTCAATCATTATTAAAACTCTCAATTTCATTAACAAAGGTGCTTCCCCTTTCACAACCGAAGATGCTTCTCAACGGGTCACTTAGCTTCGGATTGTTCTCTCTCATGTCACAAGATGCTacaacttggtggaaggatgccacTGAAGATCATTTGACAGTTTATGCTTCTGAGTCTGCTTCTAATCACTCCTCCCTCAAGGATGTTGTCTCCTCCCAAGATGATGTTCCCCTTACGACTAATGAAGCCTTTGCTGATGTTGTGGACTCTTCTGCTCCTTTGGCTCCATCTTTTGTTGCTCCTGCTCCTCTACCTCGTTCTTCTCTTGGTGATTCTGCTCTTGTTGTTGTTCTACAATAATCTGATGTTGTTCTATAGCAGCAATCTGGCAGTGTTTCTGCGGGGTCCCCCCTgcctgatttttctttgaatgttcctaATGACAGTGTTGCCTGGACAGTTGTTTGTCAAGTTTGgggtgtttctccccactcttgagttgggatgGGTTGTTGCAAGTGTGACTGGTGTTTGGCTATCTGACTTGTTAGTTTGGGGTTTGTACCCATGCTTGGTCTATTGCCACCTTTAGCTTGTTTTTAAATACTTTTACTGTATTttgactatgtaaagggtcagcgccctagttaatgttgcttttttaatcaaaaacaaataatcaatttatataaatattttattgaaaaactACTTGATCACTAGTAATCCTCAATTTATTCTCGAAAATGTACAATTACACAAGAATACCTAACAGTTTTTGAACATTTGTTAATTATTCTTactattttttagtttttagttttaaaatcataTTAGAGGTCTTCAACAACCCCAAGGTCGTTGAAATCATATTAGAGGTCTTCAACAAGTTGGATGGTGCTAGCCAGAACGTGGAAGCAACAATAGGGAagcaagaaaatcaaatctcatacATGGGAGATTATATCAATCAAATTAGCGATTGCATAAAAGTAAAGACGAATGCGTTGATCTATTCCTGGAAAACAAATAATACTAGCGAATTCACACCCATCCTTTGAAGCCATTTTATGGAACTTAATGAATTGGTACAGAAAAATGTCAATGACCAAATGGAACCACCAAACGTACTCATGTTGGTAGCCTGAGCACTATCCAAGCCCAATCCACTAATTGGTGTGTCCCAACTTACCGTCCGAGGGACCTACTCATCATTTTGCCAATAGGGTTGTGCATACTACAGATTGTTAGATACACATTCTTCACCAAATTTTGTTTTGCTAGGTCAATATATTAATTTTTCGAATAGTTAATTTGTAAGGGTAGTTGAGGACTACGGGCTCTCTCCAACTGCAAACTTGATCCACCTAGCCTAGGAATTGTCTGTATAACCACTTTCTTAACTTCTCTCACTAATCTAATCTTTAAGTTTGCTGATAGTTTACTCTTTAAGTTTACTGATAGTCATTTGTATATGCTGTCAAATTTGTAATTGTTTTGTTGTTCTGGTGATCCATCTCAATGATATTGCAAATGTTATGTGCTGCACCTTTTAGCTGCTGACTATTCTGTCCCTTACAAGCATAAGGTATCTTTGTAATATTcctatttattaatataaataattgattttcTAGAGGGAAgttttcttaaaaagaaaatttgCTTTTATGAATTAAAGGGCATGCCTAGATTGGTAACTTTTGATTAATAGACTTCAAAATGAAATGCGAAGAATATTAAAACTAATTCCACAAATAGATTTGAAGCTTGAAAATATACGAGAACTCATAACAGCACATTCATATATTCAACAAATGTTAAAGATCACATGAgtctttgaaaatcaaggaaatgaAGTTCACGTCCGACAACTCCATCTCAAAGTCCAAAGACAATTGAGTAGCTATATATGATTAGCAAGTTTATCGTATGTAACTCCTAATACAATACCACAGAATTAATTCATATGACATTCAGTCTTATGACTCTTTATAGCCTAGTTTAAAACAAATTCAAGTTTGGGAATCCCTTTATGAAGAGGAAAGCAAAGACAGAAATTTAGCGAAAAAATTCTCAACAACAATAGAGCATATCTGTGCAGCATTTATAATCAAATTGGCCAACTAGATATGAATAGAACAATTAATAGATCAGATATATATCTAAGGCCCTTATCTTTAAAAAACCtaatattgaaaagaaaaatatgcaAGTATTTCCCACACTTATCTCAAGCTACTTGATTTGTGACCAAATCGAGAACCGTTTTTATTCTGATTGTATGATTTTCCTCACTGGTACCTTGGCCAACTTATGATCAGCCGTAACATAAGTTGGTTGGTTTAATGATCCACCTCTTTTTGTAATTAATACTtcaaacaaaatgaaaagaaaagtaGAATTAACAAAATCAATAGAAAATATCATATATGCAGAGAACTACAAACTGATTCATAAAAAACTGCCTGTTCAGACAATTGACAGAGTATTGGAAAACAATAACATGTTTAGAATAAAACCATTTTTATGTAGCATAGGTGACTGCCTTTTGACTCTTTCCAGCTCCTTAAATAATGTTTGCATTGTAAGAACAGAGATCCAGAACGAGAAAGAATCGGCAACTGATCAATCTTTTAAAGAATACTTTTTGCCAGTAAAAGGTTGGAATTTATCAGCTTCTTcactttgcttttcacttttctGTGCCGCGACCTTTCCAGATTCCATAGGAAAAAGTGCATGGGTTTGAACGGTGTTGCCACCAAATACAAGCTTACCTGGTTTACGTATTGGAGCTCTTGAAGGGGATCTTGACCTTGCTGATTTAATTTTCGGACTTTTGGGTGATAGAGGTTTTCCATCCAGACGCCTTCCAACTCCAGTGAAAGCAGTAAATCTGCATTGAGATTTTTCTTCATGCTCTGTAGATGTAGTATTTTCTGTTGTTGTTCTTGCACTAGATGTGGTAGTGCAGATATTAGCAGGATTTAATGGCAACCTTTCACGTTCTTTGTAATCAAGAGGAGGAGCAAAGTCTACTTCCAGATCTGTGTCAAACACACTTATGGCAGATTCAGGTTTTGTTTCAACTATATTTATACAATATATGGTGTTGTTGTAATCTAACTTAATGGTATCCCCTGTTGTTAAACAAGAGAAGTTCCTCAGAGAAACCTCCAAGAAAGCTTTTGGGTTGGATATGTCTAAGAATTTTTTTGTGTGGGGTTGCAATTTCAAACATGTTCCCTTTGGAAGAGTGGTATGCTTCAATTTGGCTGCATCTCCTGGTTGTAGAAGCATATTTTCCATCATCCAAAGCGGCATATAAATTATACCCTCCTCAGCCACGAATTCAAGTACTCCACAGTGTGAGATGTGACCTGTGATGGTATTCTGAAGCTGGAAAAGCATTGGATACTCTATTTGTTGAGATATCAGATGAGAAAGGGCAGAAGGAGGCATTATAATTTTGTTGGCTTTTTCCAGCTCTGGTTTGTCAGTATAAATGGGTGGATAACATTGATAGATCTGCTCAAAGGTAGCAGCTTCTCCATACCAAggccctctatatctatatcttctATATCCATATCTTCTTTGATAAGATCCATCTTCATGGTCGTTCATATCTTCCTCGGATCCTCTATGTCCATCTTCATAATATATTTCTTCC from Cryptomeria japonica unplaced genomic scaffold, Sugi_1.0 HiC_scaffold_402, whole genome shotgun sequence includes:
- the LOC131067249 gene encoding uncharacterized protein LOC131067249, yielding MPPSALSHLISQQIEYPMLFQLQNTITGHISHCGVLEFVAEEGIIYMPLWMMENMLLQPGDAAKLKHTTLPKGTCLKLQPHTKKFLDISNPKAFLEVSLRNFSCLTTGDTIKLDYNNTIYCINIVETKPESAISVFDTDLEVDFAPPLDYKERERLPLNPANICTTTSSARTTTENTTSTEHEEKSQCRFTAFTGVGRRLDGKPLSPKSPKIKSARSRSPSRAPIRKPGKLVFGGNTVQTHALFPMESGKVAAQKSEKQSEEADKFQPFTGKKYSLKD